The following are encoded in a window of Solibacillus sp. FSL R7-0668 genomic DNA:
- a CDS encoding MFS transporter — protein sequence MQQKMNQKTVFIILAIFFVSINLRPAVTSVGPLLATISEALQVSSTQISLLTAIPVFCMGLFAPLAVPLQKNLGYKWSIALLLVLIGVATVARIAFSSYSALLFTSFLAGFAIAIISPMMNAYIKEKFPKKMEPVIGVYSFAIGFGAMLSSGITSIIYKRFDDNWALALGIWGFLAVIALASWLTAVDSGKGIVAQSNSTVAVRNPWKDKLAWAILIYFGIQTSLFFSLTTWLVSIAEEQGMSLLTAGSVLTLMTFVQLVGNIIIPSMINRYPNRIVWLHSLVVMGLVGSVFFFIDATWAIWMGTIIYGVVLSGLFPIGLMLPLDEARNHEEANEWSSMVLSGGFMMSAILPLLIGIVFDWTGEHFMTKLIFVILFLFMSVSIFVMQKLKKSV from the coding sequence ATGCAACAAAAAATGAATCAAAAGACGGTTTTCATTATCCTCGCCATATTCTTCGTTTCGATTAATTTGCGTCCAGCCGTCACTTCAGTTGGTCCACTGCTTGCGACGATTAGTGAGGCATTACAGGTTTCAAGCACACAAATTAGCTTGTTAACAGCAATTCCGGTTTTTTGTATGGGTCTATTTGCACCACTTGCTGTACCATTACAAAAAAATCTCGGCTATAAATGGTCCATTGCATTATTATTGGTGCTAATCGGCGTTGCAACGGTTGCACGTATCGCATTTTCAAGCTATAGCGCCTTGCTTTTTACAAGCTTTTTAGCGGGATTTGCCATTGCGATTATTAGTCCGATGATGAATGCCTACATTAAAGAAAAATTCCCTAAAAAAATGGAGCCTGTCATTGGTGTTTACTCCTTTGCTATTGGCTTTGGTGCGATGCTCAGTTCAGGAATCACGAGCATTATTTATAAGCGATTTGATGATAATTGGGCATTAGCGCTTGGCATATGGGGATTTTTAGCCGTCATTGCGCTTGCCAGCTGGCTAACTGCTGTTGATTCTGGAAAAGGCATAGTAGCACAATCAAATTCAACTGTTGCGGTGCGTAATCCTTGGAAAGATAAACTAGCTTGGGCTATACTTATCTATTTTGGTATACAAACCTCGTTATTTTTTAGCTTAACCACATGGCTCGTTTCGATTGCCGAGGAGCAGGGCATGAGCCTACTGACGGCTGGGTCGGTATTAACCTTAATGACCTTTGTCCAATTAGTCGGCAATATCATTATTCCATCGATGATCAATCGCTATCCAAATCGCATAGTATGGCTACATAGTTTAGTTGTCATGGGTCTTGTCGGTTCGGTGTTCTTTTTTATTGATGCAACGTGGGCCATTTGGATGGGGACGATAATTTACGGTGTTGTGTTAAGTGGTTTATTTCCAATTGGCTTAATGCTGCCGCTAGATGAAGCGAGAAATCATGAGGAAGCAAATGAATGGAGCTCGATGGTCCTGTCAGGTGGCTTTATGATGAGTGCGATTTTACCACTTTTGATCGGTATTGTTTTTGATTGGACAGGTGAACACTTCATGACGAAGCTTATTTTTGTCATTTTATTTTTGTTTATGTCAGTTTCGATTTTCGTAATGCAAAAATTGAAGAAATCCGTATAA
- a CDS encoding FAD-dependent oxidoreductase — MKNKKRLIAFTIIAAMILVAYVIYFITKPKLLKQSYETPVTLQTFDNEYDVIVIGGEPEGVAAAVMAARSGSKTLLIEKREDLGGLYTFGMLNFLDIPKSENQRNISRGVFKDWHDLVGNGNGFDIEDAKAAFKQLVYAEENLTLAVNTTVNNPVMHDQTVTGIEVENQYGAFQINGKVVIDATQDADFAVMAQAPYFVGGKDIGIEDKKMAVTLMLHLKNIDWSGVKKAAKSEKFGPAKVTRSVAWGFSELHSMYQPVESNTRLRGLNLVKEGDNYYINALQIFDVDGLNEAAKTAAIEKGKRETLHIVDYLRKEFSGFENAEVVSYPTELYVRETRHILAEYQLPMSDIWTNQNHWDNIGYGAYPVDVQAQTPQDYGYVLSSPEQFAIPFRSLVPLEVDGLLVVGRSAGYSSLAAGSARIVPTGMVTGDAAGVAASLAIQEGISVRELSKDEGLIEQLRTNLKQQGAFVDRIASTYPYQDEWFDHAIQVLMDYGLVVAGYENELPLEKEVTTHHFMNMLMSATKRMGLENTARYSVSIQNSYDGMIYQEARPIDLQEASDVLAKIFLNEPASKDNWASLIDADIISEKTAKNIKAKNHPLVMKELYAICADVMYYMASHE, encoded by the coding sequence ATGAAAAATAAAAAACGACTCATAGCATTCACAATTATCGCAGCAATGATTCTAGTTGCGTATGTCATTTACTTCATTACTAAACCAAAATTATTAAAGCAATCCTATGAAACGCCCGTCACACTTCAAACGTTTGACAATGAATATGATGTTATCGTTATTGGAGGAGAACCAGAAGGAGTTGCAGCAGCGGTAATGGCTGCGCGCAGTGGGTCAAAAACCTTGCTCATCGAAAAACGTGAAGATTTAGGCGGTCTGTATACATTTGGCATGCTCAACTTTTTAGATATTCCTAAAAGTGAAAATCAAAGAAATATTAGCCGAGGGGTATTTAAGGATTGGCATGATTTAGTTGGAAACGGCAATGGATTTGATATTGAGGATGCAAAGGCAGCATTTAAACAACTCGTCTATGCGGAAGAGAATTTAACATTAGCAGTCAATACAACAGTGAATAACCCGGTGATGCATGATCAAACGGTAACTGGGATTGAAGTAGAAAATCAATATGGCGCTTTTCAAATTAATGGAAAAGTGGTTATTGATGCAACCCAAGATGCAGATTTTGCAGTAATGGCACAGGCTCCATACTTTGTAGGCGGCAAAGATATTGGGATAGAAGATAAAAAAATGGCTGTTACATTAATGCTTCATTTAAAAAACATTGATTGGTCTGGTGTTAAAAAGGCTGCGAAATCTGAAAAATTTGGGCCTGCAAAGGTCACGCGCTCTGTTGCTTGGGGTTTTTCCGAACTACATAGCATGTACCAGCCTGTAGAAAGCAATACGCGCTTACGAGGCTTGAATCTAGTAAAAGAGGGCGACAATTATTATATTAATGCACTTCAAATTTTTGATGTCGATGGGTTGAATGAGGCAGCAAAAACAGCAGCTATTGAAAAGGGAAAACGCGAAACACTACATATTGTCGATTATTTACGCAAAGAATTTAGTGGTTTTGAAAATGCGGAAGTTGTCAGCTATCCAACTGAGCTATACGTTCGGGAAACGAGACATATTTTAGCAGAATACCAACTTCCAATGTCGGATATATGGACCAATCAGAATCATTGGGACAATATAGGGTATGGTGCTTATCCGGTAGATGTTCAAGCCCAAACACCTCAAGATTATGGCTATGTCCTGTCATCACCAGAGCAATTTGCCATTCCATTCCGTTCGCTAGTGCCATTAGAAGTTGATGGACTACTCGTTGTAGGACGTTCTGCTGGTTATTCGTCTTTAGCAGCGGGAAGTGCACGAATTGTTCCAACAGGCATGGTGACAGGCGATGCAGCGGGTGTTGCAGCCTCACTTGCTATTCAAGAGGGGATTTCGGTCAGAGAATTAAGTAAGGATGAGGGGCTAATTGAACAGCTGCGCACCAATTTGAAGCAGCAGGGTGCATTTGTGGATCGTATCGCATCAACATACCCTTATCAGGATGAATGGTTCGATCACGCAATTCAAGTTTTAATGGATTATGGGCTTGTAGTTGCAGGCTATGAAAATGAATTGCCACTTGAAAAAGAAGTCACGACACATCATTTTATGAATATGCTGATGAGCGCAACGAAACGAATGGGATTAGAAAATACCGCCAGATACAGTGTTTCCATACAAAATAGCTATGACGGCATGATTTACCAAGAAGCGAGACCGATTGATTTACAGGAAGCTAGTGACGTACTAGCGAAGATTTTCCTAAACGAACCTGCTTCGAAAGACAATTGGGCAAGTCTAATTGATGCAGACATAATTAGCGAAAAAACAGCGAAAAACATTAAAGCAAAAAATCATCCTTTAGTGATGAAGGAGCTTTACGCAATTTGTGCAGATGTAATGTATTATATGGCGTCACATGAGTAA
- the recQ gene encoding DNA helicase RecQ, with product MNTQALQHLKTYFGYDSFRPGQTQIIENILDNKDTLVIMPTGGGKSLCYQIPALCLDGTTLVISPLISLMKDQVDMLTNSGIPAAFINSSLSFEEVQDVLYAVRSGKIKLLYIAPERLENERFCMELAQMNVPLLAIDEAHCISQWGHDFRPSYRSIQNLSNLWTQKPAVIALTATATEEVSADIQQLLSIKKENTFITGFARENLAFSVLLGENKESYIKQYVKANPNEAGIIYAATRKSVEAVYEMLTRAGVSVGKYHGGMFEEDRTYEQNRFLNDEVQVMVATNAFGMGINKTNVRYVLHYNMPRNMESYYQEAGRAGRDGLKSECILLYSSSDEQTQRFLIDQAQDRSRIPLELEKLHKMIDYCHTERCLQSYIIDYFGDPTSSDCGKCGNCTDDRPQQDVTTDAQKVLSCIVRMGQKFGKQLTASVLAGSRSKKVTDFNFHKLPTYGILKAMNAKEIANFIEFLIAEKLIIVHNGQFPTLAISDLGKDVLLSKRTILRKQARIIKAQVDTNDPLFEVLRQIRKEIADREKVPPFVVFSDKSLKDMCMRRPKNSTQFLEVSGVGETKLEKYGKTFIDAIIANS from the coding sequence ATGAATACACAAGCTTTACAACATTTAAAAACTTATTTTGGTTATGATTCTTTTCGCCCTGGCCAAACACAAATTATAGAAAATATATTAGACAACAAAGACACATTAGTTATTATGCCGACTGGTGGGGGGAAATCCCTCTGTTATCAAATTCCTGCATTGTGCCTTGATGGAACAACACTCGTTATTTCTCCGTTAATTTCACTGATGAAAGACCAAGTAGACATGCTTACCAATAGTGGTATCCCAGCAGCATTTATCAACAGTTCGCTTAGCTTTGAAGAGGTACAAGATGTATTGTATGCGGTGCGTAGCGGCAAAATTAAGCTACTTTATATTGCGCCTGAACGATTAGAAAATGAACGATTCTGTATGGAGCTTGCCCAAATGAATGTGCCGTTATTAGCCATTGACGAAGCGCACTGTATTTCACAATGGGGGCATGATTTCCGTCCAAGTTATCGCTCGATTCAGAACCTATCTAATTTATGGACACAAAAGCCAGCTGTTATTGCTTTGACAGCTACCGCAACAGAAGAAGTAAGTGCAGATATTCAGCAACTACTTTCGATTAAAAAGGAAAATACATTCATCACTGGTTTTGCACGTGAAAATCTAGCGTTCTCCGTATTACTAGGTGAAAACAAAGAAAGTTATATTAAGCAATATGTAAAGGCCAATCCTAATGAAGCCGGCATCATTTATGCAGCTACGCGAAAATCAGTGGAGGCCGTGTATGAAATGCTTACTAGAGCGGGTGTGTCCGTTGGCAAATACCATGGAGGGATGTTTGAGGAAGACCGCACCTATGAGCAAAATCGCTTTTTAAACGATGAAGTACAGGTCATGGTCGCGACAAACGCCTTTGGGATGGGAATTAATAAAACGAATGTGCGCTACGTGCTGCACTACAATATGCCACGTAATATGGAAAGTTATTATCAGGAGGCTGGCCGTGCTGGTCGCGATGGCCTGAAAAGTGAATGTATCTTACTTTATTCGTCCTCTGATGAGCAAACGCAGCGCTTTTTAATCGACCAAGCACAGGATCGTTCGCGCATTCCGCTAGAGCTAGAGAAGCTACATAAAATGATTGATTATTGTCATACAGAGCGCTGTTTACAAAGTTATATCATTGATTATTTTGGAGACCCAACAAGCTCAGATTGCGGTAAATGTGGCAACTGCACCGATGATCGTCCTCAGCAGGATGTCACGACCGATGCACAGAAGGTTTTATCCTGTATTGTACGGATGGGCCAAAAATTTGGTAAGCAGCTCACGGCATCCGTTCTGGCCGGCTCTCGTAGTAAAAAGGTGACTGACTTTAATTTTCATAAGCTACCGACTTATGGCATATTAAAAGCGATGAATGCAAAGGAAATTGCCAACTTTATTGAATTTTTGATTGCGGAGAAGTTAATTATTGTTCATAACGGTCAATTTCCAACGCTGGCAATATCCGATTTAGGGAAGGATGTTCTCTTAAGTAAACGCACCATACTCCGAAAACAAGCGCGTATTATTAAAGCACAGGTCGATACAAATGATCCACTGTTTGAAGTGCTGCGCCAAATCCGAAAAGAAATTGCCGACCGTGAAAAAGTACCGCCTTTTGTTGTATTTTCGGATAAATCACTAAAGGATATGTGTATGCGTCGTCCCAAAAATAGCACACAATTTTTAGAAGTGAGTGGCGTTGGTGAAACGAAACTAGAAAAATATGGAAAAACATTTATCGACGCTATTATTGCAAATTCGTAA